The DNA window ATTTTTCTTTGTTTTTTTCAAGAACGAAAAAAAGAAGGTCACGCGGAGTAGGATTTTGGATTTTAATTAAATCTTCTTTTGCAAATTCCAAAAATTCCTCTTCCATTTCAAGTTCGAATTTTTCTCCCATTACCCATAGGGATATCTTTTTTTTCATTTACTTTCCAAGAATAGATTCGATTTTTGCAAGTACTTCTTCAAGTTCAATCTCTTTAAGAGCCATTTGCTCTTTACATTCCAAAAGTTCGCTCTCTTTTTCTTCGAGTTCTTGCTTTAAATTCGCAAGTTCAGTGTTTAATTTTGCGTTTTCTTCTTGCACTTTTTCATATTTTTGAATCAGACTCTCAATCTTTTCGTTTAATTTAGCTAATAAATCCATCTTTTCCCTTTTTATATCATTTGTTATAATTATAATAAAAAGGAGCGATTTGTTCAAATTAAATTCTAACTTCAAACCAACGGGAGACCAACCCCAAGCTATCGAGAAACTCAGCAATTGCATAAAAAAAGGAAGCAGATATAATACTTTAATTGGTGTTACCGGAAGTGGCAAAACCTTTACTATGGCCAATATTATACAAAAACTTCAAATTCCGACCTTAATTCTAACGCACAATAAAACATTAGCGGCGCAGCTTTACAGCGAATTCAAAGAATTTTTCCCACAAAACCACGTAGAATATTTCATAAGTTATTACGACTATTATCAACCAGAAGCCTACCTTCCAAGACAAGATTTGTTTATCGAAAAAGATAGCTCTATTAACGCGGAGCTTGAAAGGCTTAGAGTCAGTGCAACGGCAAGTTTGCTTGAATACGACGACGTTATAGTGGTTGCTTCCGTCTCAGCGCTATACGGTCTTGGTAACCCTCTTGAATATAAAAAAATGGTAGCGAAAATCGCCGTGGGCGATGAAATAAATCAACGTGAGTTTATGCTTAGACTCCTTAGTATGGGGTACACAAGAAACGACAAATATTTCGAAAGAGGAAATTTCAGAGTAAACGGAGAAGTAATAGACATCTTCCCGACATATTTCGAAGATGACGTAATAAGAGTCGAATTCTTCGGAGATGAGATAGATAGAATCTATACTATCGACTATATCACAAATGAAAAATTACAAGACCTAAAAGAAATCACAATTTATGCTGCAAATCAATTTATCGTAGGTCAAAACCGCTTGGCAGAGGCGATTCAAAATATCGAAAAAGAGCTTCAGGAAAGACTAAAAGAGTTTGAAAAACAAGGCAAAATTATAGAATATCAACGCTTAAAACAAAGAACCGAATTTGATCTTGAGATGCTTGAAACTACGGGTACTTGTAAAGGAATAGAAAACTACGCAAGACACCTAACGGGCAAAAAACCGGGCGAAACGCCTTATTCACTACTTGATTATTTCGAAATAAAAGGAAAGCCTTATTTGGTAATTGTGGATGAAAGTCATGTAAGTTTGCCGCAATTTCGCGGAATGTATAACGGAGACAGGGCCAGAAAAGAAGTGCTTGTGGAGTATGGATTCAGACTTCCAAGCGCGCTTGATAACAGACCTTATAAGTTTGACGAATTCATAAATAAAGCGCCTCATTATCTATTCGTATCGGCAACTCCCGGAGAATACGAGCTTGAAATTTCAACATGCGTAGCAGAACAAATCATCCGTCCTACAGGTCTTCTTGACCCTATCGTAGAGCTGCTGCCAAGCGAAAACCAAGTAGCCACGCTTTATGACAGAGCAAAAGAAGTAATTGCAAGAGGCGAAAAAGTACTTGTAACGACCCTAACAAAAAAAATGGCCGAAGAGCTTCAAAAATATTATCTTGAAATGGGACTTAAAGTAAAATATATGCACTCAGACATCGACGTAGTTGAGAGAAACGAAATAATAAGAGGACTTAGGTCGGGTGAATTTGATATGCTAATCGGAATCAACCTGCTTAGAGAAGGACTTGATTTGCCTGAAGTTTCGATGGTGGCAATTTTAGATGCAGATAAAGAGGGATTTTTAAGAAGTGAAACTTCTCTAATTCAGACGATGGGAAGGGCTGCTCGTAACGTAAACGGACGGGTTTTGATGTTTGCAAGCAAAATAGAAGAGCCGATAATTCTTGATGATGACCTTGAAGTACTTGAAAAAATAAAAGATAAAATAACTGGCTCGATGTATAGAGCGATTAAAACCACCATTTCAAGACGTATCAAACAAAAAGAATACAATAAAAAACACGGTATTACACCAAAAAGTACCGTTAGAAAACTTGATAAATCCTTAAAAGAAGAAGGTTACGAAGCAATTGCAAAAGAGCTTAAAAACAAAAATAAAATTCCGGCTAAAGAGAAAAAAGCGATAATCGCAAAACTGAGAAAAGAGATGCAAGAAGCTGCAAAAGCACTTGAATTCGAAAAAGCGGCAATGCTAAGAGATAAAATAGAAGAGCTTAAAAAAATGAAATAAGGAGAGGTAATGATTTTACGCTACAAAGACGATTTTCCAAAAATTCATCCGAGTGCCTGGATTGCTCCGAGTGCCGATATTATCGGGGATATCGAAATAGGAGAAGACAGTAGTGTTTGGTTCGGGTGTGTTGTTAGAGGCGACGTTCATTATATTAAAATAGGAAAACGCACATCCATTCAGGATTTGAGTATGATTCACGTAACTCACTATAAAAAAGAAAAGAAAATCGGAGACGGATTCCCGACTATTATAGGCGATGACGTAACAATCGCGCACCGCGTAATGCTACACGGCTGTAAAATAGGAAATGCTTGTCTTATAGGAATGAGTGCGACTATTCTTGACGGAGCCGAGATAGGAGACGAGTCGATTGTAGGAGCCGGCGCGCTGGTTACGGGCGGTAAAAAGTTTCCTCCAAGAAGCCTTATTTTAGGAAGCCCGGCAAAAGTAGTCAGAGAACTCACCGACGAAGAAGTCGAAAATATATACAAAAACGCACAAAATTACGTCAAATACAAAAACGAATATATTGATTTTATAAGGTAGCAAATGGTAAAAAAATTAGATTTAAGCGATTATATTGCAAAACTCTCTTCTCTTTTCGCAAGAGAAAAAGAGTATTTTTTGCAAG is part of the Caminibacter pacificus genome and encodes:
- the uvrB gene encoding excinuclease ABC subunit UvrB is translated as MFKLNSNFKPTGDQPQAIEKLSNCIKKGSRYNTLIGVTGSGKTFTMANIIQKLQIPTLILTHNKTLAAQLYSEFKEFFPQNHVEYFISYYDYYQPEAYLPRQDLFIEKDSSINAELERLRVSATASLLEYDDVIVVASVSALYGLGNPLEYKKMVAKIAVGDEINQREFMLRLLSMGYTRNDKYFERGNFRVNGEVIDIFPTYFEDDVIRVEFFGDEIDRIYTIDYITNEKLQDLKEITIYAANQFIVGQNRLAEAIQNIEKELQERLKEFEKQGKIIEYQRLKQRTEFDLEMLETTGTCKGIENYARHLTGKKPGETPYSLLDYFEIKGKPYLVIVDESHVSLPQFRGMYNGDRARKEVLVEYGFRLPSALDNRPYKFDEFINKAPHYLFVSATPGEYELEISTCVAEQIIRPTGLLDPIVELLPSENQVATLYDRAKEVIARGEKVLVTTLTKKMAEELQKYYLEMGLKVKYMHSDIDVVERNEIIRGLRSGEFDMLIGINLLREGLDLPEVSMVAILDADKEGFLRSETSLIQTMGRAARNVNGRVLMFASKIEEPIILDDDLEVLEKIKDKITGSMYRAIKTTISRRIKQKEYNKKHGITPKSTVRKLDKSLKEEGYEAIAKELKNKNKIPAKEKKAIIAKLRKEMQEAAKALEFEKAAMLRDKIEELKKMK
- a CDS encoding gamma carbonic anhydrase family protein; this encodes MILRYKDDFPKIHPSAWIAPSADIIGDIEIGEDSSVWFGCVVRGDVHYIKIGKRTSIQDLSMIHVTHYKKEKKIGDGFPTIIGDDVTIAHRVMLHGCKIGNACLIGMSATILDGAEIGDESIVGAGALVTGGKKFPPRSLILGSPAKVVRELTDEEVENIYKNAQNYVKYKNEYIDFIR